From the Chiroxiphia lanceolata isolate bChiLan1 chromosome Z, bChiLan1.pri, whole genome shotgun sequence genome, one window contains:
- the RNF20 gene encoding E3 ubiquitin-protein ligase BRE1A has translation MSGIGNKRAAAEPGPSAPPEKKAGVEDSGTTVETIKLGGVSSTEDLDIRTLQTKNRKLAEMLDQRQAIEDELREHIEKLERRQATDDASLLIINRYWNQFDENIRIILKRFDLDQGLGDLLSERKALVVPEPEPDSDSNQERKDERERGEGLEPAFSFLATLASSTSEEIESQLQERVESSRHAVAQIVTMYDKLQEKVDVLSHKLNSGDISLMEEAVLELNTYLSHENGRLQELADVLQEKHRIMSQEFSKLQERVETAESRVSVLETMIDDLQWDIDKIRKREQRLNRHLADVLERVNSKGYKVYGAGSSLYGGTITINARKFEEMNAELEENKELAGNRLNELEELRQDLEEVTTQNEKLKVELRRAVEEAVKETPEYRCMQSQFSVLYNESLQLKAHLDEARTLLHGTRATHQRQVELIERDEVSLHKKLRTEVIQLEDTLAQVRKEYEMLRIEFEQTLAANEQAGPINREMRHLISSLQNHNHQLKGEVLRYKRKLREAQSDLSKIRSRSGSALLQAQSSTEDTKEEPPEIKQEPEDPSAQVSVPKAAAEDVNEMKARRDEEERERERREREREREKEKEKEREREKEKEKEKEREREKQKQKESEKERESKEKEKGKHEDGRKKEAEVIKQLKAELKKAQESQKEMKLLLDMYRSAPKEQRDKVQLMAAEKKAKAELEELRQRVKELEDKEKKESKKMADEDALRKIRAVEEQIEYLQKKLAMAKQEEEALLSEMDVTGQAFEDMQEQNIRLMQQLREKDDANFKLMSERIKSNQIHKLLKEEKEELADQVLTLKTQVDAQLQVVRKLEEKEHLLQSSIGTGEKELGLRTQALEMNKRKAMDAAQLADDLKAQLELAQKKLHDFQEEIVENRVTREKEMFNFKRAEEDISRLRRKLETTKKPDMVPNCDEILMEEIKDYKARLTCPCCNMRKKDAVLTKCFHVFCFECVKTRYDTRQRKCPKCNAAFGANDFHRIYIG, from the exons ATGTCTGGAATTGGCAATAAACgggcagctgcagagcctggcCCTTCTGCCCCTCCAGAGAAGAAGGCGGGGGTTGAAGATTCGGGGACCACAGTGGAGACCATCAAGCTTGGTGGTGTTTCCTCAACA GAGGACCTGGACATCCGGACTCTGCAGACCAAGAACCGGAAGCTCGCAGAGATGCTGGACCAGCGTCAGGCCATTGAGGATGAGCTGCGGGAGCACATAGAGAAGCTGGAGCGCCGGCAGGCCACTGATGATGCATCTCTGCTGATCATCAACCGATACTGGAATCAG TTTGATGAAAATATCCGCATCATCCTTAAACGCTTCGATCTGGACCAAGGTCTTGGAGACCTTTTGTCTGAAAGAAAAGCGCTGGTGGTACCAGAACCTGAACCAGACTCTGACAGTAACCAGGAGCGCAAAGATGAGAGGGAACGAG GGGAAGGACTGGAGCCGGCATTCTCCTTCCTGGCCACTctggccagcagcaccagcGAGGAGATAGAATCCCAGTTGCAGGAGCGCGTAGAGTCTTCCCGCCATGCCGTTGCCCAGATTGTGACAATGTACGACAAGCTGCAGGAGAAAGTAGATGTTCTGTCTCACAAGCTGAACAGTGGAG ATATTTCATTGATGGAAGAAGCAGTACTGGAGCTTAACACCTACCTGTCACATGAAAATGGACGGCTGCAGGAACTGGCTGATGTTCTTCAGGAGAAGCACCGGATCATGTCTCAGGAG TTCTCCAAGCTGCAAGAGAGAGTGGAGACAGCAGAATCCCGGGTGTCTGTTCTGGAGACGATGATTGATGACCTTCAGTGGGACATTGACAAGATACGCAAGAGGGAGCAGAGGCTCAACCGCCACTTAGCAGATGTTCTGGAACGA gtaaATTCCAAAGGCTACAAGGTGtatggagctgggagcagcctctATGGGGGCACAATCACCATTAATGCCCGCAAG TTTGAGGAGATgaatgcagagctggaagagaaTAAAGAGCTTGCTGGGAATCGCCTCAATGAATTGGAGGAACTACGCCAGGATCTTGAGGAAGTAAcaacacagaatgaaaaactCAAG GTTGAGCTGCGACGTGCAGTAGAAGAGGCTGTGAAGGAGACCCCGGAGTACCGCTGCATGCAGTCCcagttttctgttctgtataACGAGAGTCTCCAGCTGAAGGCACATCTGGATGAGGCCCGCACGCTGCTCCACGGCACCCGTGCCACACACCAGCGCCAGGTCGAGCTCATTGAG AGGGATGAGGTCAGCCTGCACAAGAAGCTGCGCACGGAGGTGATTCAGCTGGAGGACACCTTGGCACAAGTCCGCAAAGAATACGAGATGTTGAGGATAGAATTTGAGCAGACCCTTGCTGCCAATGAGCAAGCAG GCCCAATTAACCGAGAGATGCGTCATCTCATCAGCAGCCTCCAAAATCACAACCACCAGCTGAAGGGAGAGGTGTTGAGATACAAGCGCAAGCTGAGGGAGGCCCAGTCTGATTTGAGCAAG ATCCGCTCTCGCAGTGGCAGTGCTCTCTTACAGGCCCAGTCCAGCACTGAAGACACAAAGGAGGAACCTCCAGAGATCAAGCAGGAACCTGAAGATCCTTCTGCCCAAGTGTCTGTCCCcaaggctgctgctgaagatGTAAATGAAATGAAGGCCAGGCGAGATGAAGAGGAACGAGAGCGAGAGAGAcgggagagggagagggaacgagagaaggaaaaggagaaagagagagagcgagaaaaagagaaagaaaaggaaaaggaacgAGAGCgggaaaagcagaagcagaaggaatctgagaaggagagagaatccaaagagaaggagaaggggaagcatgaagatggaagaaagaaagaggctGAAGTGATCAAGCAGCTGAAGGCTGAGCTCAA GAAGGCCCAGGAGAGCCAGAAGGAGATGAAGCTGTTGCTCGACATGTACCGCTCTGCCCCCAAAGAGCAGAGAGACAAAGTGCAGCTGATGGCAGCTGAGAAGAAGGCAAAAGCTGAG CTGGAAGAACTAAGGCAGAGGGTGAAAGAATTggaagacaaggagaaaaaggagagcaaAAAGATGGCTGATGAGGATGCCCTCCGCAAGATCAGAGCAGTGGAAGAACAAATTGAGTATTTACAGAAGAAACTAGCCATGGCTAAGCAG gaggaggaggcctTGCTGTCAGAAATGGATGTCACAGGCCAAGCCTTTGAAGACATGCAAGAGCAGAACATCCGCCTGATGCAACAGCTGCGGGAGAAGGATGATGCCAACTTCAAGCTGATGTCAGAACGCATCAAGTCCAACCAGATCCACAAGCTcctgaaagaggagaaggaggagctggCAGACCAAGTTTTGACACTGAAGACACAG GTGGATGCCCAGCTGCAGGTTGTACGTaagctggaggaaaaggaacACTTACTGCAGAGCAGTATTggcacaggagagaaagagctgGGTCTGCGAACGCAAGCCTTGGAAATGAACAAACGCAAG gccATGGATGCAGCCCAGCTTGCAGATGATCTGAAAGCCCAGCTAGAGCTGGCTCAGAAGAAGTTACATGACTTCCAGGAGGAGATTGTGGAAAACAGAGTAACTAGAGAGAAAGAGATGTTTAACTTCAAAAGGGCTGAG GAAGACATTTCTAGGTTGCGCAGGAAGCTGGAGACCACAAAGAAGCCTGACATGGTTCCCAACTGTGATGAGATACTAATGGAAGAAATCAAGGATTACAAG GCCCGTCTGACCTGCCCGTGCTGCAACATGCGCAAGAAGGACGCCGTGCTCACCAAGTGCTTCCACGTCTTCTGCTTTGAGTGTGTGAAGACGCGCTACGACACTCGGCAGCGCAAATGCCCCAAGTGCAACGCGGCCTTTGGGGCCAACGACTTCCACAGGATCTACATCGGCTGA